The Rhinolophus ferrumequinum isolate MPI-CBG mRhiFer1 chromosome 6, mRhiFer1_v1.p, whole genome shotgun sequence genome has a window encoding:
- the TTC8 gene encoding tetratricopeptide repeat protein 8 isoform X3, which yields MEQAIRAPRTAYTARPITSSSGRYVRLGTASMLTNPDGPFINLSRLNLTKYAQKPKLAKALFEYIFHHENDVKTALDLAALSTEHSQYKDWWWKVQIGKCYYRLRMYREAEKQFKSALKQQEMVDTFLYLAKVYISLDQPVTALNLFKQGLDKFPGEVTLLCGIARIYEEMNNISSAAKYYKEVLKQDNTHIEAIACIGSNHFYSDQPEIALRFYRRLLQMGVYNCQLFNNLGLCCFYAQQYDMTLTSFERALSLAENEEEAADVWYNLGHVAVGIGDMNLALQCFILALVNNNNHAEAYNNLAVLEMRKGHVEQARALLQTASSLAPHMYEPHFNFATVSDKIGDLQRSYVAAQKSAAAFPDHVDTQLLIKQLKQHFAML from the exons ATGGAACAGGCCATTAGAGCGCCCAGAACCGCCTACACAGCTCGCCCTATTACCAGCTCATCTGGGAGATATGTCAGGCTGGGAACG GCTTCCATGCTTACAAATCCTGATGGACCTTTTATCAATTTATCTAGActgaatttaacaaaatatgccCAGAAACCTAAATTGGCAAAG gcTTTGTTTGAGTATATCTTTCATCATGAAAATGATGTCAAAACT GCTTTGGACTTGGCTGCCCTTTCTACAGAGCATTCTCAGTACAAGGACTGGTGGTGGAAAGTGCAGATTGGAAAATGTTACTACAG GTTAAGAATGTATCGTGAAgcagaaaagcagtttaaatCAGCCCTGAAGCAGCAGGAAATGGTAGATACATTTCTCTACTTGGCAAAA GTTTACATCTCATTGGATCAACCTGTGACTGCtttaaatcttttcaaacaaGGCTTAGATAAGTTTCCAGGAGAAGTAACCCTACTTTGTGGAATTGCCAGGATCTATGAG GAAATGAACAATATTTCATCAGCAGCCAAATACTACAAAGAAGTTTTGAAACAGGACAATACTCACATAGAAGCCATTGCATGCATTGGAAGTAACCACTTTTATTCTGATCAACCAGAAATAGCTCTCCGGTTTTACAG gCGTCTCCTGCAGATGGGTGTTTACAACTGCCAGCTTTTTAACAATCTGGGGCTCTGTTGCTTCTATGCCCAGCAGTATGACATGACTCTGACCTCATTTGAACGTGCCCTTTCTCTGGCTGAAAACGAGGAAGAGGCAGCTGATGTCTGGTACAACTTGGGACATGTAGCTGTG gGAATAGGAGATATGAATTTGGCCCTTCAGTGCTTCATTCTGGCCCTggtcaacaacaacaaccacgCCGAGGCCTACAACAACCTGGCCGTGCTGGAGATGCGGAAGGGCCACGTGGAGCAG gCAAGAGCACTGTTACAAACTGCGTCATCTTTAGCACCCCATATGTACGAgcctcattttaattttgcaaCAGTCTCTGATAAG ATTGGAGATCTACAGAGAAGTTACGTTGCTGCTCAGAAGTCTGCAGCAGCATTTCCAGACCATGTGGACACCCAGCTTTTAATTAAACAGTTGAAGCAGCACTTTGCTATGCTCTGA
- the TTC8 gene encoding tetratricopeptide repeat protein 8 isoform X1, giving the protein MGWEMEPLLLAWSYFRRRKFQLCVDLCTQMLEKSPYDQEPDPELPISQAVWILKARALTEMVYVDEIDVDQEGIAEMMLDENAIAQVPRPGTSLKLPGTNQTGGPSPAVRPITQAGRPITGFLRPSTQSGRPGTMEQAIRAPRTAYTARPITSSSGRYVRLGTASMLTNPDGPFINLSRLNLTKYAQKPKLAKALFEYIFHHENDVKTALDLAALSTEHSQYKDWWWKVQIGKCYYRLRMYREAEKQFKSALKQQEMVDTFLYLAKVYISLDQPVTALNLFKQGLDKFPGEVTLLCGIARIYEEMNNISSAAKYYKEVLKQDNTHIEAIACIGSNHFYSDQPEIALRFYRRLLQMGVYNCQLFNNLGLCCFYAQQYDMTLTSFERALSLAENEEEAADVWYNLGHVAVGIGDMNLALQCFILALVNNNNHAEAYNNLAVLEMRKGHVEQARALLQTASSLAPHMYEPHFNFATVSDKIGDLQRSYVAAQKSAAAFPDHVDTQLLIKQLKQHFAML; this is encoded by the exons GAACCAGATCCTGAATTGCCAATATCTCAG GCAGTTTGGATTTTAAAAGCACGAGCACTAACTGAAATGGTGTATGTAGATGAAATTGATGTAGATCAGGAAGGAATTGCAGAAATGATGCTGGATGAAAATGCTATTGCCCAAGTTCCAC GTCCTGGAACATCTTTGAAACTCCCTGGAACCAATCAGACAGGAGGGCCTAGTCCAGCTGTCAG GCCAATCACTCAAGCTGGAAGACCCATTACAGGTTTCCTTAGACCCAGCACACAAAGCGGAAGGCCAGGCACTATGGAACAGGCCATTAGAGCGCCCAGAACCGCCTACACAGCTCGCCCTATTACCAGCTCATCTGGGAGATATGTCAGGCTGGGAACG GCTTCCATGCTTACAAATCCTGATGGACCTTTTATCAATTTATCTAGActgaatttaacaaaatatgccCAGAAACCTAAATTGGCAAAG gcTTTGTTTGAGTATATCTTTCATCATGAAAATGATGTCAAAACT GCTTTGGACTTGGCTGCCCTTTCTACAGAGCATTCTCAGTACAAGGACTGGTGGTGGAAAGTGCAGATTGGAAAATGTTACTACAG GTTAAGAATGTATCGTGAAgcagaaaagcagtttaaatCAGCCCTGAAGCAGCAGGAAATGGTAGATACATTTCTCTACTTGGCAAAA GTTTACATCTCATTGGATCAACCTGTGACTGCtttaaatcttttcaaacaaGGCTTAGATAAGTTTCCAGGAGAAGTAACCCTACTTTGTGGAATTGCCAGGATCTATGAG GAAATGAACAATATTTCATCAGCAGCCAAATACTACAAAGAAGTTTTGAAACAGGACAATACTCACATAGAAGCCATTGCATGCATTGGAAGTAACCACTTTTATTCTGATCAACCAGAAATAGCTCTCCGGTTTTACAG gCGTCTCCTGCAGATGGGTGTTTACAACTGCCAGCTTTTTAACAATCTGGGGCTCTGTTGCTTCTATGCCCAGCAGTATGACATGACTCTGACCTCATTTGAACGTGCCCTTTCTCTGGCTGAAAACGAGGAAGAGGCAGCTGATGTCTGGTACAACTTGGGACATGTAGCTGTG gGAATAGGAGATATGAATTTGGCCCTTCAGTGCTTCATTCTGGCCCTggtcaacaacaacaaccacgCCGAGGCCTACAACAACCTGGCCGTGCTGGAGATGCGGAAGGGCCACGTGGAGCAG gCAAGAGCACTGTTACAAACTGCGTCATCTTTAGCACCCCATATGTACGAgcctcattttaattttgcaaCAGTCTCTGATAAG ATTGGAGATCTACAGAGAAGTTACGTTGCTGCTCAGAAGTCTGCAGCAGCATTTCCAGACCATGTGGACACCCAGCTTTTAATTAAACAGTTGAAGCAGCACTTTGCTATGCTCTGA
- the TTC8 gene encoding tetratricopeptide repeat protein 8 isoform X2, whose protein sequence is MGWEMEPLLLAWSYFRRRKFQLCVDLCTQMLEKSPYDQAVWILKARALTEMVYVDEIDVDQEGIAEMMLDENAIAQVPRPGTSLKLPGTNQTGGPSPAVRPITQAGRPITGFLRPSTQSGRPGTMEQAIRAPRTAYTARPITSSSGRYVRLGTASMLTNPDGPFINLSRLNLTKYAQKPKLAKALFEYIFHHENDVKTALDLAALSTEHSQYKDWWWKVQIGKCYYRLRMYREAEKQFKSALKQQEMVDTFLYLAKVYISLDQPVTALNLFKQGLDKFPGEVTLLCGIARIYEEMNNISSAAKYYKEVLKQDNTHIEAIACIGSNHFYSDQPEIALRFYRRLLQMGVYNCQLFNNLGLCCFYAQQYDMTLTSFERALSLAENEEEAADVWYNLGHVAVGIGDMNLALQCFILALVNNNNHAEAYNNLAVLEMRKGHVEQARALLQTASSLAPHMYEPHFNFATVSDKIGDLQRSYVAAQKSAAAFPDHVDTQLLIKQLKQHFAML, encoded by the exons GCAGTTTGGATTTTAAAAGCACGAGCACTAACTGAAATGGTGTATGTAGATGAAATTGATGTAGATCAGGAAGGAATTGCAGAAATGATGCTGGATGAAAATGCTATTGCCCAAGTTCCAC GTCCTGGAACATCTTTGAAACTCCCTGGAACCAATCAGACAGGAGGGCCTAGTCCAGCTGTCAG GCCAATCACTCAAGCTGGAAGACCCATTACAGGTTTCCTTAGACCCAGCACACAAAGCGGAAGGCCAGGCACTATGGAACAGGCCATTAGAGCGCCCAGAACCGCCTACACAGCTCGCCCTATTACCAGCTCATCTGGGAGATATGTCAGGCTGGGAACG GCTTCCATGCTTACAAATCCTGATGGACCTTTTATCAATTTATCTAGActgaatttaacaaaatatgccCAGAAACCTAAATTGGCAAAG gcTTTGTTTGAGTATATCTTTCATCATGAAAATGATGTCAAAACT GCTTTGGACTTGGCTGCCCTTTCTACAGAGCATTCTCAGTACAAGGACTGGTGGTGGAAAGTGCAGATTGGAAAATGTTACTACAG GTTAAGAATGTATCGTGAAgcagaaaagcagtttaaatCAGCCCTGAAGCAGCAGGAAATGGTAGATACATTTCTCTACTTGGCAAAA GTTTACATCTCATTGGATCAACCTGTGACTGCtttaaatcttttcaaacaaGGCTTAGATAAGTTTCCAGGAGAAGTAACCCTACTTTGTGGAATTGCCAGGATCTATGAG GAAATGAACAATATTTCATCAGCAGCCAAATACTACAAAGAAGTTTTGAAACAGGACAATACTCACATAGAAGCCATTGCATGCATTGGAAGTAACCACTTTTATTCTGATCAACCAGAAATAGCTCTCCGGTTTTACAG gCGTCTCCTGCAGATGGGTGTTTACAACTGCCAGCTTTTTAACAATCTGGGGCTCTGTTGCTTCTATGCCCAGCAGTATGACATGACTCTGACCTCATTTGAACGTGCCCTTTCTCTGGCTGAAAACGAGGAAGAGGCAGCTGATGTCTGGTACAACTTGGGACATGTAGCTGTG gGAATAGGAGATATGAATTTGGCCCTTCAGTGCTTCATTCTGGCCCTggtcaacaacaacaaccacgCCGAGGCCTACAACAACCTGGCCGTGCTGGAGATGCGGAAGGGCCACGTGGAGCAG gCAAGAGCACTGTTACAAACTGCGTCATCTTTAGCACCCCATATGTACGAgcctcattttaattttgcaaCAGTCTCTGATAAG ATTGGAGATCTACAGAGAAGTTACGTTGCTGCTCAGAAGTCTGCAGCAGCATTTCCAGACCATGTGGACACCCAGCTTTTAATTAAACAGTTGAAGCAGCACTTTGCTATGCTCTGA